A window of Chitinophaga sp. MM2321 contains these coding sequences:
- a CDS encoding pyridoxal phosphate-dependent aminotransferase family protein: MDIFEKLLKHMGPIGEHSDRAHGYFAFPKLEGEIGPRMNFRGKEKIVWSLNNYLGLANHPEVRSTDAKAAADFGLASPMGARMMSGNTNYHEQLENELSDYMGKEDTSLLNYGYQGIMSAIDAVCGRRDVIVYDAECHASILDGLRLHPGKRYVFKHNDMEDFEKQMKRATELAKTQGGGILVVTEGVFGMAGDQGKLKEIAAFKDKYEFRLLVDDAHGFGTMGKTGAGTGEEQGVQDKIDLLFNTFAKSGASIGAFISGDKAIINFLRYNMRSQIFAKSIPLPIVIGHLKRVQLMRQHPEMKAKLWENVTKLQNGLKSRGFNIGRTNSPVTPIYLQGDIPEATAMCLDLRENYNIFCSIVVYPVIPKGQIIYRLIPTASHSDEDIELTLQAFSETKAKLDEKVYEVAEIPMV, translated from the coding sequence ATGGATATTTTCGAGAAACTGCTGAAACACATGGGCCCCATCGGGGAGCATTCAGACAGAGCCCATGGCTATTTCGCATTCCCTAAACTGGAAGGAGAAATAGGTCCCCGCATGAATTTCCGGGGCAAAGAAAAAATTGTCTGGAGCCTTAACAACTACCTGGGGTTGGCCAACCACCCCGAAGTTCGTTCCACGGACGCTAAAGCTGCAGCCGATTTTGGCCTCGCCTCCCCTATGGGCGCCCGCATGATGAGCGGCAACACCAATTACCATGAGCAACTGGAAAATGAACTTTCCGACTACATGGGTAAAGAAGATACTTCCTTGCTTAACTACGGCTACCAGGGCATCATGAGTGCTATTGATGCTGTTTGCGGCCGCAGGGATGTAATTGTTTATGATGCAGAATGCCACGCCAGCATCCTCGATGGCCTGCGCCTGCACCCCGGCAAACGTTATGTGTTCAAGCATAACGACATGGAAGATTTTGAAAAACAAATGAAACGTGCAACTGAACTGGCCAAAACCCAGGGTGGTGGTATCCTTGTTGTAACAGAAGGTGTTTTCGGTATGGCCGGTGATCAGGGCAAACTGAAAGAAATCGCTGCTTTCAAGGATAAGTATGAATTCCGCCTGTTGGTAGATGATGCACACGGTTTTGGTACAATGGGTAAAACCGGCGCCGGTACTGGTGAAGAACAGGGTGTACAGGACAAAATCGATCTTTTGTTCAACACTTTCGCCAAGTCAGGTGCTTCCATCGGTGCTTTTATCAGCGGCGACAAAGCCATTATTAACTTCCTGCGCTACAACATGCGCTCACAGATCTTTGCCAAATCCATTCCTTTACCTATCGTCATCGGCCACCTGAAACGGGTACAGCTGATGCGCCAGCATCCGGAAATGAAAGCAAAACTGTGGGAGAATGTAACGAAACTGCAAAACGGTCTGAAATCCCGTGGCTTCAATATCGGCAGAACCAATTCCCCGGTTACACCGATCTACCTCCAGGGTGATATTCCTGAAGCAACCGCTATGTGCCTGGATCTGCGTGAGAACTATAACATTTTCTGCTCCATCGTGGTATACCCGGTTATTCCAAAAGGACAGATCATCTATCGCCTCATCCCTACTGCATCTCACTCCGATGAGGATATTGAGCTGACATTACAGGCTTTCAGTGAAACCAAAGCTAAACTCGACGAAAAAGTTTACGAGGTAGCGGAAATTCCGATGGTGTAA
- a CDS encoding enoyl-CoA hydratase-related protein yields the protein MVFSFLLYTVADRVATIILNRPEKRNALNGLLVAELQQAFTAAAADDAVKVIVLKGNGDAFCAGADLEYLQQLQQNTYDENLADSQQLMQLFRQIHELDKIVIAQVEGHAVAGGCGLVTLCDLSYVVPEAMLGYTEVKIGFVPALVAIFLVRKIGEGRARELLLTGRLVTAEKAAQDGLITAVIPAAEINTQVAKVAASLCNDASAHSLTVTKKLIGTVLDLPLENGLKHAAELNALTRGHEDCKRGIAAFLSKEKLVW from the coding sequence ATGGTATTTTCCTTTTTGCTATATACTGTTGCTGACCGGGTTGCCACCATTATCCTGAACCGACCTGAAAAACGCAATGCCCTGAACGGGTTACTGGTAGCCGAACTGCAACAGGCTTTTACAGCAGCTGCCGCAGATGATGCCGTGAAAGTGATTGTATTGAAGGGAAACGGAGATGCTTTTTGCGCCGGCGCTGATCTCGAATACCTGCAACAGCTTCAGCAAAACACCTATGATGAAAACCTCGCAGATTCGCAGCAACTCATGCAATTATTCCGGCAGATCCATGAACTTGATAAGATTGTAATCGCTCAGGTGGAAGGCCATGCGGTAGCAGGCGGCTGCGGGCTGGTAACACTCTGTGATCTGAGCTATGTGGTACCGGAAGCTATGCTGGGGTATACAGAAGTGAAAATAGGCTTTGTACCTGCGCTGGTAGCGATATTCCTGGTTCGCAAAATAGGGGAGGGCCGTGCCCGGGAACTGTTGCTCACCGGCAGGTTGGTAACAGCAGAAAAGGCTGCACAGGATGGCCTGATCACGGCGGTAATACCCGCAGCGGAAATTAATACACAAGTGGCAAAAGTGGCTGCCAGCCTATGTAATGATGCCTCTGCCCACTCACTGACAGTGACCAAAAAATTGATTGGCACAGTGTTGGACTTACCACTTGAAAATGGACTGAAGCATGCCGCAGAATTGAATGCCCTTACCCGTGGTCATGAAGACTGTAAACGCGGAATAGCCGCCTTTTTAAGTAAAGAAAAGCTTGTATGGTAG
- the pafA gene encoding alkaline phosphatase PafA produces the protein MKRTNLVLIVLLAIAPAVWAQKATSPKPFNHHAASKTAKKPARPKLVVGVVVDQMRWDYLYRYGNRYTTGGFKRLLQEGFSCENTLINYSPTITACGHTCVYTGSVPAVHGIIGNTWYSNEAGRSIYCTEDSTVSTLGSTSAAGKMSPRNMYVTTIGDELRLSNNFQSKVVGVAIKDRGAILPAGHSANAAFWYDGGTGNWVTSTYYMNELPAWAQEYNSQKWPQQYLSKPWTTLYPVASYTLSTADEKPYEGSYKGASGSSFPHDLSKIANGTIAASPFGNTMTLEFAKKAMEAYNLGQGSVTDFLAISLSSTDYVGHQFGPNSVEAEDTYLRLDHDLATLFQYLDAKVGKGQYLFFITADHGVAHVSGFMEENKLPGGTFSSYRAMQAMNEKVSTKFGVKNAIKATDNYQFWLNHDAITDAGKNEPEIQQYIITELLKLPAVVNAFPNRDVLTTTLPEPMRSMMVNGYNAKRSGDIQLVLASGYMDGGKTGTTHGTWYPYDAHIPLVWMGWGIQPGKTNRTIGMTDISPTLAALLHIQMPSGNVGQAIGEITK, from the coding sequence ATGAAACGGACAAATCTTGTATTAATCGTCCTCCTGGCCATAGCGCCGGCTGTATGGGCGCAGAAAGCAACCTCTCCGAAACCCTTTAATCACCATGCTGCATCTAAAACTGCCAAAAAACCTGCCAGACCTAAATTGGTTGTAGGCGTTGTAGTAGATCAGATGCGTTGGGATTACCTGTATCGCTATGGCAACAGATATACAACAGGAGGATTTAAAAGATTGTTGCAGGAAGGGTTTTCATGTGAAAATACATTGATCAACTATTCTCCTACCATCACCGCCTGTGGTCATACCTGCGTGTATACCGGCTCTGTACCTGCTGTTCATGGTATTATCGGCAACACCTGGTATAGTAATGAGGCCGGCCGCAGCATCTACTGTACAGAAGACAGCACCGTATCAACACTGGGCAGCACTTCCGCCGCCGGCAAAATGAGCCCGCGCAATATGTACGTAACTACCATCGGTGATGAATTGCGGTTATCCAATAATTTCCAGAGTAAAGTAGTGGGCGTGGCTATTAAAGACCGCGGCGCTATCCTCCCCGCCGGACATAGTGCCAACGCGGCTTTCTGGTATGATGGCGGTACCGGTAACTGGGTAACCAGCACTTATTACATGAATGAACTGCCGGCATGGGCACAGGAATACAACAGCCAGAAATGGCCACAGCAATACCTGAGTAAACCCTGGACAACACTTTACCCGGTTGCCAGTTACACCCTCAGCACAGCAGATGAAAAACCTTATGAAGGCAGCTACAAAGGCGCTTCCGGCTCGTCTTTTCCGCATGACCTGAGCAAAATTGCCAATGGTACAATTGCTGCTTCTCCCTTTGGTAACACCATGACACTGGAATTTGCCAAAAAAGCAATGGAAGCGTATAACCTGGGTCAGGGAAGTGTAACAGATTTCCTGGCAATCAGCCTTTCTTCTACCGACTACGTAGGCCACCAGTTTGGTCCCAACTCCGTTGAAGCAGAAGATACCTATCTGCGCCTGGATCACGACCTGGCCACTCTTTTTCAATACCTGGATGCTAAAGTAGGTAAAGGCCAGTACCTGTTCTTTATCACTGCCGATCACGGTGTAGCGCATGTATCAGGCTTTATGGAAGAAAATAAATTGCCTGGCGGTACTTTCAGCTCTTACAGGGCGATGCAGGCGATGAACGAAAAAGTGAGCACTAAATTCGGTGTGAAAAATGCTATCAAGGCCACGGATAACTACCAGTTCTGGCTCAATCATGATGCGATTACGGATGCTGGTAAAAACGAACCTGAAATACAGCAGTATATCATCACAGAATTATTGAAATTACCTGCTGTAGTGAATGCATTCCCTAACAGAGACGTGCTGACCACCACACTGCCAGAACCCATGCGTTCTATGATGGTCAATGGTTACAATGCCAAAAGAAGTGGAGATATTCAGCTGGTACTCGCCTCCGGTTATATGGATGGCGGGAAAACAGGTACCACCCATGGCACCTGGTATCCTTACGATGCACATATTCCGCTGGTATGGATGGGCTGGGGCATACAACCGGGTAAAACCAACCGTACTATTGGCATGACAGATATTTCGCCTACACTGGCCGCTTTATTGCATATACAGATGCCCAGCGGTAATGTAGGACAGGCGATTGGAGAGATTACAAAGTAA
- a CDS encoding PepSY-associated TM helix domain-containing protein produces the protein MKLNWRKQFFRIHRITGLIAGAILLLLSISGSILVFSDEIDHALEANAYHVTPGTQKQPLAQLLLHAKQSLPGKTPYLFFVRLPQAPDESAIIRAEYAADYKVYLFMNPYTGQVVHQHANKGYFTGFVLYLHFTLLSGKTGVKIMLITGILLFLSVLTGIWVYRGAIGKVLTFRVKLEWGNRTRRWRNLHRIIGVWALLFNALIAFTGIMLQLKVLDARKTTPKEYVEVPVKVDYDQLLAKAEAQIPGFRVMGIRPPKKAGDPIRFLGHAHEAAIWGTYSSSVNFDAGTGLVKKTVNFSQAAFGDKFAACIAPLHFGNYGGIALKILYSLLALTPGILSVSGFLIWYRRKFIIKTHQF, from the coding sequence TTGAAACTAAACTGGCGTAAACAATTCTTCCGGATCCACCGGATCACTGGTCTCATAGCAGGAGCTATACTGCTGCTGTTAAGCATCAGCGGCTCCATACTGGTTTTCAGTGATGAAATAGATCATGCGCTGGAAGCTAACGCCTACCATGTTACGCCCGGCACACAAAAACAGCCACTCGCACAACTATTGCTGCATGCAAAGCAATCGCTCCCCGGGAAAACCCCTTATCTTTTTTTTGTAAGGCTCCCCCAGGCACCGGACGAAAGTGCTATTATCCGGGCAGAATATGCAGCAGATTATAAAGTGTACCTGTTTATGAACCCTTACACCGGTCAGGTTGTCCATCAACACGCAAACAAAGGCTATTTTACAGGCTTTGTCCTCTACCTGCACTTCACCCTGCTCAGTGGTAAAACAGGCGTTAAAATCATGCTTATAACCGGAATACTGCTATTCCTGTCCGTCCTCACCGGCATATGGGTGTACCGCGGCGCTATCGGGAAAGTACTCACCTTCCGGGTAAAACTGGAATGGGGCAACCGGACACGCCGCTGGCGTAACCTCCACCGCATCATCGGTGTATGGGCCCTGCTCTTCAATGCACTCATCGCTTTTACCGGCATTATGCTGCAACTGAAAGTACTGGACGCCCGTAAAACCACTCCCAAAGAATATGTGGAAGTACCCGTAAAAGTGGATTACGACCAACTGCTGGCCAAAGCCGAAGCACAGATCCCGGGTTTCAGGGTGATGGGCATCCGCCCACCCAAAAAAGCAGGCGATCCCATACGCTTCCTGGGACATGCCCACGAAGCCGCCATCTGGGGCACCTACTCATCATCCGTAAACTTTGACGCCGGTACCGGCCTGGTGAAAAAAACTGTCAATTTCAGCCAGGCTGCATTCGGAGATAAATTTGCCGCCTGTATAGCGCCCCTGCATTTCGGCAACTACGGCGGCATTGCCCTCAAAATCCTTTATTCACTGCTGGCACTGACACCCGGCATTTTATCTGTCTCCGGTTTCCTGATTTGGTACCGGCGGAAATTTATTATTAAAACACATCAGTTCTGA
- a CDS encoding TonB-dependent receptor, with amino-acid sequence MKKFLVFGFVAMITTLQVAAQKTTGIPPDTTPVAVPPSSQVGLGEVVVTASRNKETVGTVPSSITIITGKQLREQSAITTDINQLLSMNVPGLTLGTNTSTNKGQTLRGRGMLIMIDGIPQSTPLRNGDKDIRSIDVSVIERVEVIKGATAIYGNGADGGIVNFITRKANTDKHFSGTTDVSTAGSLSSLKNSMGGRISQTFSGKINRFDYVVSGMYEQTGVNKDAKGEVIGPFQSLSENENVNAFAKLGYDINSNNRVELMYNYYRSMQNSSYVDSGGKFGYSPIVGILGTSAGDKQGTPYNHNANLNYTSKNIFKNTSLSVNLYYQDFYTVFEYSDFYSPPGNSAIVSKKMGARVNFNTGFNFSPNVNGDVTWGVDILNDKTSQPLTDGRGFVPEMNMKNLAPYAQLKTYLFRDFLVKAGVRYENINLDIPDFTTIRYGNTPQAYPGGVFVKGGRLPYEALVFNAGLRYTKYAAFNPFVSYSQSFSLYDLGRTLRLAKDNGGGATVNTIETKPIITNNYEAGFNSNIGHFNASGSYFVSTSKLGTSLVDVGGVAVPERAPERVQGFEIVAGYQFLPNLSANTSWSHVEGQKDVNGVHTYLPTTRISPDKVTVNVNYSPLKQWDLGVYYIYSGIRQRFDADAKGNFALGQGPVGDFFLVNLYTSYRFNKSTSLRLGVDNLLNADYYPVMSQAKVRNDSYYKGSGARFNLGLTTNF; translated from the coding sequence ATGAAGAAGTTTTTAGTTTTTGGCTTTGTGGCAATGATAACTACCTTACAGGTAGCTGCACAAAAAACAACTGGAATACCCCCGGATACCACGCCCGTAGCGGTTCCGCCGTCTTCGCAGGTAGGTTTGGGTGAGGTGGTGGTAACCGCCAGCCGGAATAAAGAAACAGTGGGTACCGTACCGTCCTCCATCACGATCATCACCGGTAAACAACTACGCGAACAAAGCGCCATCACCACCGATATCAATCAGCTCCTGAGCATGAATGTACCGGGGCTTACACTAGGCACCAATACTTCCACCAACAAAGGACAAACCCTACGTGGCCGCGGTATGCTCATCATGATAGATGGTATTCCGCAATCTACCCCCCTGCGTAACGGCGACAAAGACATTCGTAGTATAGACGTTTCCGTTATAGAAAGAGTGGAAGTGATTAAAGGCGCTACGGCTATCTACGGCAATGGTGCCGATGGTGGCATTGTGAATTTCATCACCCGGAAAGCCAATACAGACAAGCATTTCAGTGGCACCACTGATGTAAGCACCGCCGGATCTCTCAGCAGTCTTAAAAACAGTATGGGTGGCCGCATCTCCCAGACTTTCAGTGGTAAAATCAACAGGTTTGATTACGTGGTAAGCGGTATGTATGAGCAAACAGGGGTAAACAAAGATGCCAAAGGTGAGGTGATAGGCCCTTTTCAATCGCTCAGCGAAAATGAAAATGTCAATGCCTTTGCCAAACTGGGCTACGATATCAACAGTAATAACCGCGTGGAACTGATGTACAACTACTACCGTTCCATGCAAAACAGCAGCTACGTAGACTCCGGCGGTAAATTCGGCTATAGCCCGATTGTAGGGATTCTTGGTACCAGTGCCGGCGACAAACAGGGTACTCCCTATAACCACAACGCCAACCTGAACTATACCAGTAAAAACATCTTCAAAAATACATCGCTGAGTGTAAACCTTTATTACCAGGACTTCTACACCGTTTTTGAATATTCCGACTTCTATTCGCCTCCCGGTAATTCCGCTATTGTTTCAAAGAAAATGGGCGCCAGGGTGAATTTTAATACCGGGTTCAATTTCAGCCCCAATGTAAATGGCGACGTAACCTGGGGTGTGGACATCCTGAACGACAAAACTTCCCAGCCACTTACTGATGGCAGAGGCTTTGTACCGGAGATGAACATGAAAAACCTGGCTCCTTATGCCCAGCTGAAAACGTACCTGTTCCGCGACTTCCTCGTAAAGGCCGGTGTGCGCTACGAAAATATCAACCTGGACATTCCTGACTTTACTACGATCCGCTACGGCAATACGCCCCAGGCTTATCCCGGTGGTGTGTTTGTAAAAGGAGGACGCCTCCCTTATGAAGCACTGGTATTTAATGCCGGTTTGCGGTATACAAAATATGCTGCATTCAATCCGTTTGTAAGCTATTCACAAAGCTTCTCCCTGTATGATCTGGGCCGCACGCTGCGCCTGGCAAAGGATAATGGCGGCGGCGCCACTGTAAATACGATAGAAACAAAACCGATCATTACCAATAATTATGAAGCCGGCTTTAACAGTAATATAGGGCACTTCAATGCTTCCGGGTCCTACTTTGTGAGTACTTCCAAACTGGGTACCAGCCTGGTAGATGTAGGCGGCGTAGCGGTGCCGGAAAGAGCACCCGAACGTGTACAGGGCTTTGAAATAGTGGCCGGTTACCAGTTTCTGCCTAACCTGTCTGCCAATACTTCCTGGTCGCATGTAGAAGGTCAAAAGGATGTAAACGGGGTGCATACCTATCTGCCTACTACCCGCATCTCGCCTGATAAAGTAACCGTAAATGTAAACTACTCCCCTCTCAAACAATGGGACCTGGGCGTGTATTACATCTATTCCGGTATCCGCCAGCGTTTTGATGCAGATGCAAAAGGAAATTTCGCCCTGGGACAGGGACCTGTGGGAGATTTCTTCCTGGTTAATCTCTATACTTCGTATCGTTTCAATAAGTCTACCAGCCTGCGCCTCGGTGTGGATAACCTGCTGAATGCAGATTACTATCCGGTCATGTCCCAGGCTAAAGTGCGTAACGATTCCTACTACAAAGGCAGCGGAGCTAGGTTCAATCTGGGCCTGACTACTAATTTTTAG